The Moraxella nasicaprae sequence CACTGCGGATACACCGCCAACAATCGTGACTGCTTTATTTTTTGACCAACCAAACTTATCTTGAACCGCTGATACTGGCACTTGTAGGATAGATACCATTGAGGTAAGACCAGCCACAAAAAGAGAGCCAAAGAACAAAATACCGATGATACCACCTGCATCACCCATCGTAGAGATGATTTTTGGAAAAGCAACAAACGCCAAGCCAATACCGCCTTTGACCACCTCTGACACTGGTACGCCAGAAGCCTGAGCCATAAAGCCCAGCACCGAAAAAATACCAATACCAGCCAGCAGCTCAAACGATGAATTGGCAAAACCCACCACCAAACCTGAACCTGTCAGGTTGGCATTGCGATTTAGGTAAGAGGCATAAGTCACCATAATACCAAAGCCAATCGACATAGAGAAAAATACATGTCCATAAGCGGCAAGCCATACTTTTGGATCTGCCATTTTTTCCCAATTTGGGGCAAAGAAGGTGTTAAGCCCTTCGGCAGCACCTGGCAACATTACTGCACGCACCACCAGCACCGCAAACATCACCACCAACAGTGGGATAAAGATACGGTTGGCCAACTCAACCCCTTTACGGATACCGCCATACAAAATAAACAGCACAATCGCCCAAACAGCAATCAACCCAATCAATAAATGTGGTGCATAGCCAAAGGTAAGTTCGCTGGCATTTTGTAGGTAATTATTAAAGAAAAATCCTTCGGTGTCCTCGCCCCATTGTTGCCCAAAAGCAAATAGCGTATAATTGCCCGCCCAACTTAAAACAGAAGCATAATAAATACCAATAATACTACATACCGCCACCTGCCACCAGCCAATCCCTTCGGCAGATTTAATCATACGGCGATACGCAGTTGGTGGTGCTCCTTTATATTTTTGCCCTGCAACATAGTCCAAAAACAGCAATGGAAAACCCGCTGTCATCAGAGCAATCAGATACGGAATAAAAAACGCACCACCACCATTTTCATAAGACACATAAGGGAAACGCCAAATATTTCCCAAGCCAACAGCCGAACCAATGGCTGCCAAAATAAAGCCAGAGCGTGCTGACCAACTCTCTCGTTGTGCCGACATAGCTTTCTCCTATCAATCCACCGCCACTTTTGTGGTTATTCTTATCACAATCATGTGGCGATTCGGTTATCTTTTGTGCTTAATCCACCAGAACATATCATGGTTTAAGCACCCCAAACACTCTTAATCATGGCATCACTCATCACATCATGGACAATCGCCCCATGTGCCTTTAAGCCATAATCAATATTTGTTAAAAAATTTAGCCCATCTGACACCATCAGTCTATTTCATGATGGATTTCATAAATGATAATTATTCCTAAAAGTTAAATTATTGATAACTATAATTTATGATATAAGCAAAATTTAAAACCAAAATGATAGTTTGAATTAAGATGCCAAAAAAGTCAAATTTTTTGCACAAAAAAAGCCCATCATCAATACGATGTGGGCAAATTTTGGCAAAATCTACCAAATCAGCGAACTAAACCTCGTTCGCTTTTTTGGATAGATTGAATGAGTAGCTCGATTTTTGGTTCATCTTTTGCCAATGTTTGCAGTTTCTCCACCGCCTCATCACGCAATAAACCAGAACGAAACACCACCTTGTAGGCTTCATCAATGGCATTGATGGTTTCTTTACTCCAACCCTTGCGACGCATACCCTCTTTGTTCAGACCGTGTGTTTTGGCAGGATTACCAGAAACCGTCACAAAAGCCGCCACATCTTTTAAAATCAGGCTCGCTCCACCAATCATGCTATAATCATCGATACGACAAAACTGATGGATACCAGACTGACCGCCAATGATGACATGGTTACCAATATGGCTATGTCCTGCCACACCCACATTATTGGCAAGCACATTATAATCCCCCACCACGCAATCGTGTGCCAAATGCACATTAACCATGAATAGATTATGACTGCCAATTTTGGTTAGTCCATTGTCTTGACTGGTACCACGATGAAAAGTACACGCCTCACGAATGCGATTGTAATCACCAATCTCCAAGAAAGTCTCTTCGCCTGCGTATTTTAAATCCTGAGGATTTTCGCCAATACTGGCAAAT is a genomic window containing:
- the lpxA gene encoding acyl-ACP--UDP-N-acetylglucosamine O-acyltransferase, which produces MSIHSTAIIDPTAIIDPTAQIGPYCIVGKNSKIGAGTVLRSHVIIGENTSIGQHNEIYQFASIGENPQDLKYAGEETFLEIGDYNRIREACTFHRGTSQDNGLTKIGSHNLFMVNVHLAHDCVVGDYNVLANNVGVAGHSHIGNHVIIGGQSGIHQFCRIDDYSMIGGASLILKDVAAFVTVSGNPAKTHGLNKEGMRRKGWSKETINAIDEAYKVVFRSGLLRDEAVEKLQTLAKDEPKIELLIQSIQKSERGLVR
- a CDS encoding sodium-dependent transporter, with product MSAQRESWSARSGFILAAIGSAVGLGNIWRFPYVSYENGGGAFFIPYLIALMTAGFPLLFLDYVAGQKYKGAPPTAYRRMIKSAEGIGWWQVAVCSIIGIYYASVLSWAGNYTLFAFGQQWGEDTEGFFFNNYLQNASELTFGYAPHLLIGLIAVWAIVLFILYGGIRKGVELANRIFIPLLVVMFAVLVVRAVMLPGAAEGLNTFFAPNWEKMADPKVWLAAYGHVFFSMSIGFGIMVTYASYLNRNANLTGSGLVVGFANSSFELLAGIGIFSVLGFMAQASGVPVSEVVKGGIGLAFVAFPKIISTMGDAGGIIGILFFGSLFVAGLTSMVSILQVPVSAVQDKFGWSKNKAVTIVGGVSAVISIAMFGTYNAITFVDVIDHFANNIGVVVGAILSIIWVSWFNRGVLPKLINHINAISSFKVGAGWSFMLTIITPLSLIVALVLSLQSLLSEGYGDYPAVVINIFGWGVVALFIIVSVVFSLVKGDKTHHE